From the Alkalibacter rhizosphaerae genome, one window contains:
- a CDS encoding glycosyltransferase family 2 protein, with amino-acid sequence MNMTVEISVVIPTYNAERSIEEVVEGCFSILEEGKVEVILVDDGSTDATVSIIEKVAMALPNLHYLIHDKNLGQQRSIKDGMALAKGTCVVTMDDDLQQDPEEILLLWDKIQEGYDVVYGLPTRDGYPVHRAFGSKLVDLFFTWVLKKSKDVKVGSFRIMKKWISDMVVQDDREFVYITAILLDHTKNMANVAITYRERPYGTSNYDAGKLIRLFLRLFVQYGWKKKKGNRI; translated from the coding sequence ATGAATATGACCGTTGAGATCTCTGTGGTGATCCCCACTTATAATGCAGAAAGGTCCATTGAAGAAGTGGTGGAGGGCTGTTTTTCGATTTTGGAAGAGGGTAAGGTGGAAGTGATCCTGGTGGACGACGGTTCCACCGACGCCACCGTTTCGATCATCGAAAAAGTAGCGATGGCCCTGCCGAATCTTCACTATTTGATCCACGATAAAAATTTGGGACAGCAACGATCCATCAAGGACGGCATGGCCCTGGCAAAAGGGACTTGTGTCGTGACCATGGACGATGACCTTCAGCAGGATCCGGAAGAGATCCTCCTTTTGTGGGACAAGATCCAGGAAGGATATGATGTAGTATATGGTTTGCCCACCCGAGACGGGTATCCCGTCCATCGGGCTTTTGGGTCCAAACTGGTGGACCTTTTTTTTACCTGGGTCCTCAAAAAATCAAAAGATGTGAAAGTGGGTTCTTTTCGGATCATGAAGAAGTGGATTTCGGACATGGTGGTCCAGGATGACAGGGAGTTCGTCTACATCACTGCCATTCTTTTGGATCATACCAAAAACATGGCCAACGTTGCCATCACTTACAGGGAACGGCCTTATGGAACATCCAACTACGATGCAGGCAAACTGATCCGGCTATTTCTCCGTCTTTTTGTGCAGTATGGGTGGAAAAAGAAGAAAGGAAACAGGATATGA
- the rffA gene encoding dTDP-4-amino-4,6-dideoxygalactose transaminase, protein MNIPYNKLYLTGKEMLYLKEALEGGNIAGDGVFDARVCDFLEDRLSGTSVRSVTSGTHALELAVALAKICPGDEVIMPSYTFPSTANAVLLRGGIPVFCDVEEETLCMDLEDVEKRITGKTKMLMPVHYGGVCCPMDRLVDLARDRGLVVVEDAAQALGSTYKEKPLGTWGEMGCFSFHGTKNLVSGEGGAISIRKPNEDLLEKAEIYRQKGTNRIQFIKGEVNQYTWVGEGSSYAPSELLMAVLNAQLEEMDQIHKRRSSIYHGYQQQISPMVDRGLLRGMSTIPEDVTSNYHNFYVLFHDGSTRDRVRQRLQEQGIGAVIHFVPLHVSPMGAKLGYAPEDLPVTRMAGECLLRLPLFTAMTMEEMMQVSKALLEVLEHEYDR, encoded by the coding sequence ATGAACATACCTTACAACAAGCTGTATTTGACAGGAAAAGAGATGTTATATCTAAAAGAGGCCCTGGAAGGCGGAAACATTGCAGGAGACGGTGTTTTCGACGCAAGGGTCTGTGATTTTTTGGAGGACAGGCTTTCAGGCACGTCTGTTCGAAGCGTCACTTCCGGAACCCATGCCCTGGAGCTGGCCGTTGCTTTGGCAAAGATCTGCCCGGGAGACGAAGTGATCATGCCCTCCTATACCTTTCCGTCCACTGCCAATGCGGTGTTGCTTCGAGGAGGGATCCCCGTGTTTTGCGATGTGGAGGAGGAGACCCTTTGCATGGATCTGGAGGACGTGGAAAAACGTATCACCGGGAAGACGAAAATGCTGATGCCCGTTCATTACGGAGGTGTCTGCTGCCCCATGGACCGGCTGGTGGATCTGGCAAGAGATCGAGGTTTGGTCGTTGTAGAGGATGCGGCCCAGGCCCTGGGATCCACCTATAAAGAAAAACCCCTGGGGACTTGGGGGGAGATGGGATGTTTCAGCTTTCACGGGACCAAGAACCTGGTCAGCGGAGAGGGAGGGGCCATCTCCATCCGAAAACCCAATGAGGATCTGCTGGAAAAAGCGGAGATCTATCGGCAAAAGGGCACCAACCGGATCCAGTTCATCAAGGGTGAAGTGAATCAATACACCTGGGTGGGGGAAGGGTCCAGCTATGCTCCCTCGGAACTTTTAATGGCCGTATTGAACGCCCAGTTGGAGGAAATGGACCAGATCCATAAGCGGAGAAGTTCGATCTATCATGGATACCAGCAGCAGATCTCACCCATGGTGGATCGAGGGTTGCTTCGTGGAATGTCCACCATACCGGAAGATGTCACATCCAACTATCACAACTTTTATGTTCTCTTTCACGATGGATCCACTCGGGACCGGGTCCGGCAACGACTCCAGGAACAGGGGATCGGCGCCGTCATCCATTTTGTTCCCCTTCATGTTTCGCCTATGGGTGCAAAACTGGGGTATGCACCGGAAGACCTGCCCGTCACCCGAATGGCGGGGGAATGTCTCCTTCGTCTGCCCCTTTTTACGGCAATGACCATGGAGGAAATGATGCAGGTGTCCAAGGCCCTGCTGGAAGTCTTGGAGCATGAATATGACCGTTGA
- a CDS encoding YeeE/YedE thiosulfate transporter family protein, whose product MMSDPRKKNRPNQPRTGLLLLTACVIIGVFFAFRSPLHAFYWFSGLGFGYVLQKSRFCFTAGFRDPHLLGSTIITQSVLIALGLTTIGFTIIKYAYVLLSLPIPGMDYIHPIGIYTLLGGILFGVGMVVAGGCASGVLMRVGDGFLIQMVVLLFFVIGSLLGVRDLPWWKSGFSLVENGIFLPDLFGWPLALGIQLFVLALLYRFAKNWEEKKMNE is encoded by the coding sequence ATGATGTCAGACCCACGAAAAAAAAATCGACCCAACCAACCGCGAACCGGTTTGCTGCTTTTAACCGCATGCGTGATCATTGGTGTTTTTTTTGCCTTCCGGTCTCCCCTGCATGCATTCTACTGGTTCAGCGGACTGGGTTTTGGATATGTTCTCCAAAAATCCCGTTTTTGCTTCACTGCTGGTTTTCGCGATCCCCATCTGTTGGGCAGCACCATCATAACGCAATCGGTTTTGATCGCATTGGGACTTACGACTATAGGCTTCACGATCATCAAATACGCTTATGTACTTCTTTCACTCCCCATTCCAGGGATGGATTACATCCACCCAATAGGAATATACACCCTCTTGGGCGGCATACTGTTCGGTGTAGGCATGGTGGTTGCAGGAGGATGCGCTTCCGGCGTCCTCATGCGAGTAGGCGACGGATTCCTGATCCAGATGGTGGTCTTGCTTTTCTTTGTCATTGGATCCTTGCTGGGGGTTCGGGACCTGCCTTGGTGGAAATCCGGTTTTTCCCTGGTGGAAAACGGGATCTTCCTTCCTGACCTGTTTGGATGGCCCCTTGCACTGGGGATCCAGCTTTTTGTATTGGCATTGCTTTACCGGTTTGCCAAGAACTGGGAAGAAAAAAAGATGAATGAATAG
- a CDS encoding YeeE/YedE thiosulfate transporter family protein, translating to MKTVTKFMQKKIHDPWTYFKGALLLTLLQILTLLITKNAWGVTTAFIHWGAWIYEALGGDVSSWAYFNTRPYRQIYANGFLKDPGTLRNIGIILGAALAALLAGQFRLKRIKSFKQLVTAAAGGLLMGYGAGIASGCNIGAFYSGIASLSLSGWIFGIGLFIGAYFGAKLIIRLFV from the coding sequence ATGAAGACGGTCACAAAGTTTATGCAAAAAAAAATACATGATCCATGGACCTATTTCAAGGGGGCGCTCCTCTTGACCTTGCTCCAGATCCTGACTTTGCTGATCACAAAAAATGCATGGGGTGTCACGACGGCATTTATACACTGGGGCGCCTGGATCTACGAAGCCCTTGGCGGCGATGTATCCTCCTGGGCATATTTCAACACCAGGCCTTATCGGCAGATCTACGCCAACGGTTTCTTGAAAGACCCGGGGACCCTTCGGAATATCGGCATCATCCTTGGTGCCGCCCTGGCCGCTTTGTTGGCCGGTCAATTTCGACTCAAAAGGATCAAATCCTTCAAACAACTGGTAACGGCGGCAGCAGGCGGCCTCCTCATGGGATATGGTGCCGGGATCGCTTCCGGGTGCAACATCGGGGCCTTTTACAGCGGCATCGCCTCCTTGTCCCTGTCGGGATGGATCTTTGGCATCGGCCTTTTTATCGGAGCCTATTTTGGCGCCAAACTGATCATTCGACTTTTTGTTTGA
- a CDS encoding sulfurtransferase TusA family protein — protein MCPIPVLKSKKELAKMKSGDVLKIVTDHSCVLESVTHQFKKCHIRHEEVINGVWEIYITKS, from the coding sequence ATGTGTCCCATACCTGTTTTAAAATCCAAAAAGGAACTGGCCAAGATGAAAAGCGGCGACGTGCTCAAGATCGTCACCGACCACAGCTGCGTGTTGGAATCGGTGACCCATCAATTCAAGAAGTGTCACATCCGTCACGAAGAAGTCATCAACGGCGTATGGGAGATCTACATCACCAAATCCTAG
- a CDS encoding alanine/glycine:cation symporter family protein — MEGFINSVTSINSTINSLVWGVPMLVLIISTGIYMTVRTKFFQVRRAKHVNDETFKAIFTKKSVTKSKDEKSISQFQALSTALAATIGTGNIAGVATAITVGGAGAVFWMWISAFFGMMTNFSENVLGIYYRKKNKKGEWSGGPMYYLENGLKDKKGLHGFSKPLAVIFALFCMLASFGIGNMTQVNSIASALEGSFGVPPLATGLVVAAVASLVIVGGIKRIGQVTERIVPFMALAYILGSVVIMIVNAAMIPEVFGEIFTKAFGFDAVAGGISGAMVRQAITMGFKRGVFSNEAGLGSSVMVHSSSDVKEPVIQGMWGIFEVFFDTIIVCTLTAFVILSTGALETGESGVPLVSAAFTHGFGGFAGEFVSLAILLFAFSTILGWSFYGTKAAEYLFGSGFTIVYKVLFIIFIVIGATMSLDLVWNISDTLNGLMAIPNLIGVLLLSNTVLRITADYVDRNIRKKKGTEAPLLSAYEDLNREQAKDLVS, encoded by the coding sequence ATGGAAGGATTCATCAATAGTGTCACTTCGATCAACAGCACCATCAACAGTCTGGTATGGGGGGTCCCCATGCTGGTACTGATCATCAGTACGGGTATTTACATGACGGTTCGCACGAAGTTTTTTCAAGTGCGGCGGGCAAAACATGTAAATGATGAAACTTTCAAAGCTATTTTTACCAAGAAATCGGTAACGAAAAGCAAGGATGAAAAATCGATTTCTCAGTTTCAGGCATTATCTACGGCATTGGCCGCAACCATCGGGACAGGAAACATTGCCGGTGTGGCGACGGCCATCACCGTCGGCGGCGCTGGAGCGGTGTTTTGGATGTGGATCTCCGCGTTTTTTGGGATGATGACCAACTTTTCGGAAAATGTTCTGGGCATCTACTATCGAAAAAAGAACAAAAAAGGCGAGTGGTCCGGCGGACCCATGTACTATTTGGAAAACGGGCTGAAGGATAAAAAAGGATTGCATGGCTTTTCCAAACCCCTGGCGGTGATTTTTGCCCTTTTCTGCATGCTGGCGTCTTTCGGCATCGGAAACATGACCCAGGTCAATTCCATTGCCAGCGCATTGGAAGGATCTTTTGGTGTACCACCTCTGGCAACAGGGTTGGTAGTGGCGGCAGTGGCCAGTCTGGTCATCGTCGGCGGCATCAAGCGGATCGGCCAGGTGACGGAGCGGATCGTTCCATTTATGGCATTGGCCTACATCCTGGGAAGTGTGGTTATCATGATAGTCAACGCAGCCATGATCCCGGAAGTGTTTGGAGAGATCTTCACCAAGGCCTTCGGATTTGATGCCGTGGCTGGCGGCATCAGCGGCGCCATGGTTCGACAGGCCATCACCATGGGATTCAAGCGGGGCGTTTTCTCCAATGAAGCAGGCTTGGGTTCTTCGGTCATGGTGCACTCGTCTTCCGATGTGAAGGAGCCGGTGATCCAAGGAATGTGGGGGATCTTCGAAGTGTTTTTTGATACCATCATCGTGTGTACCCTGACGGCTTTTGTCATTTTATCCACGGGAGCATTGGAAACGGGGGAGTCGGGAGTTCCTCTGGTCAGCGCCGCATTCACTCATGGATTTGGCGGCTTTGCCGGTGAATTCGTATCTCTTGCCATTTTACTTTTTGCCTTCTCCACCATTCTGGGTTGGTCTTTTTACGGGACGAAGGCGGCAGAGTATTTGTTCGGCAGCGGATTCACCATCGTTTACAAGGTGCTGTTCATCATTTTCATCGTGATCGGGGCGACCATGAGCCTGGATCTGGTATGGAACATTTCCGATACCTTGAACGGATTGATGGCCATCCCCAACTTGATCGGGGTCCTTCTTTTGAGCAATACGGTCCTTCGCATCACGGCGGATTATGTGGATCGAAACATCCGAAAGAAAAAAGGCACGGAAGCACCCTTGCTTTCAGCCTATGAGGATTTAAACAGGGAGCAAGCCAAGGATCTGGTAAGCTGA
- a CDS encoding LysR family transcriptional regulator: MHIEALEYFYKVAGAKSISKVANSAHISQSALSQQISKLEDSLGCQLLNRSNKGVELTEKGQIVYKYADSIVRTYDAMIEHLREEEQNIHSIKIEANWSITNYSMPCVMYKMKNKFPKNDYQLNSNEAEKIEENLVNGISDFGVIYGKPQNKELSSFKIGVDKLVLVSSPNYAIPESIQAEELVNYPFIMLNDKMYVKEMLKDKLQQAGCSIDDLKILYNSDSMESVKESVLNEFGIGFLPYVAIKKDLYRKELRLVNIVDFSIEYDMFLIYHKKINENPVLKEFNKYFQNIAQKSLC; this comes from the coding sequence ATGCACATTGAAGCTTTGGAATATTTTTATAAAGTAGCTGGTGCCAAAAGCATCTCAAAAGTGGCCAACAGCGCCCATATATCCCAATCTGCATTGAGTCAGCAGATCTCCAAATTGGAGGACAGCCTGGGCTGTCAGTTGTTGAATCGCAGCAACAAGGGAGTGGAGCTGACGGAAAAGGGCCAGATCGTATACAAGTATGCCGACAGCATCGTTCGTACCTATGATGCCATGATCGAGCATCTACGGGAAGAAGAGCAAAACATCCACAGCATCAAGATTGAGGCAAACTGGTCCATCACCAATTACTCCATGCCCTGTGTCATGTACAAAATGAAAAACAAGTTTCCTAAAAACGACTATCAGCTTAATTCCAATGAAGCGGAAAAGATCGAAGAGAACCTGGTCAACGGGATCAGCGACTTTGGGGTGATCTACGGAAAACCTCAAAACAAGGAATTGTCTTCTTTCAAGATTGGCGTGGACAAACTGGTGCTGGTCTCTTCTCCAAATTACGCCATACCGGAAAGCATCCAGGCGGAAGAGCTGGTCAATTATCCTTTCATCATGCTCAACGACAAGATGTACGTCAAGGAGATGCTCAAAGACAAGCTGCAGCAGGCAGGCTGTTCCATAGACGATCTTAAAATACTGTACAACAGCGATTCCATGGAATCGGTGAAGGAATCGGTCCTCAATGAATTCGGCATTGGTTTTTTACCCTATGTAGCCATCAAAAAAGATCTTTATCGAAAAGAACTGAGGCTCGTAAACATCGTCGATTTCAGCATCGAATACGACATGTTTTTGATCTATCATAAAAAAATCAACGAAAATCCTGTACTGAAAGAGTTCAACAAATATTTTCAAAACATCGCCCAAAAAAGCTTGTGCTAG
- a CDS encoding ATP-grasp domain-containing protein, giving the protein MILQVLGGGNNQINAIKKAKDLGHEVILTDYLEEPPGKSFADIHEKISTFDWEANWSVAKKYKVNGIMTTGTDQPVYTVAKVAHALGLPAFLDVETATKVTNKRVMKDLFLEYGIPTAPFVYITKDPTMEELDQVSYPAVLKPLDSQGQRGVFRVESKEQVLENIQETLSYSKEKEALLESYYVSDEVTISGWVQQGKTTILTMTDRKTFARGKHIGICYSHEYPSKHQEKYLEEAAHWTRTIQERFGIKNGPIYVQMLIGKKGLMVNEVACRIGGAYEEVFIPWITGFDLLERVIQFSLTGKMGEAPILRRQKCVVSTQLFFAEAGKVMKAGNLEEIRRLPGMLDAGYNVRVGMSWVPSKTPRQGPDTWCWRQRVRKNWIVDWKRPTKRWACGTKKWKIW; this is encoded by the coding sequence ATGATATTGCAGGTCCTCGGTGGAGGAAACAATCAGATCAACGCCATAAAAAAAGCGAAAGACTTGGGACATGAAGTGATCTTGACCGATTATCTGGAAGAGCCGCCAGGGAAATCTTTTGCGGACATCCATGAAAAAATCAGCACTTTCGACTGGGAGGCCAATTGGTCCGTCGCAAAAAAATACAAGGTGAACGGCATTATGACCACCGGTACGGACCAGCCTGTCTATACGGTGGCAAAAGTGGCACATGCCCTTGGTTTGCCGGCTTTTCTGGATGTGGAAACGGCGACAAAAGTCACCAACAAGCGGGTCATGAAGGATCTATTTCTGGAATATGGGATCCCAACGGCGCCTTTTGTCTATATCACCAAAGACCCTACCATGGAAGAACTGGACCAGGTCTCCTATCCGGCGGTATTGAAGCCATTGGACTCTCAAGGCCAACGTGGCGTCTTTCGGGTGGAAAGCAAAGAGCAGGTATTGGAAAACATCCAGGAGACCCTCTCCTATTCCAAGGAAAAGGAAGCCTTGCTGGAATCCTACTATGTCAGCGATGAAGTGACCATCAGTGGATGGGTCCAACAGGGGAAAACCACCATATTGACCATGACGGATCGAAAGACCTTCGCCCGGGGAAAGCATATCGGGATCTGCTATTCCCATGAATACCCTTCCAAACACCAGGAAAAGTATTTGGAAGAGGCGGCCCACTGGACAAGGACCATCCAGGAGCGCTTTGGTATAAAAAACGGCCCCATCTATGTCCAGATGCTGATCGGCAAAAAGGGACTGATGGTCAACGAAGTGGCTTGTCGCATCGGCGGGGCCTACGAAGAGGTGTTCATTCCATGGATCACCGGTTTTGATCTGTTGGAGAGGGTCATCCAATTTTCCCTGACCGGAAAGATGGGGGAAGCCCCCATCCTTCGCCGTCAAAAATGCGTCGTCAGCACCCAGCTCTTTTTTGCAGAAGCGGGAAAGGTGATGAAAGCAGGAAACCTGGAAGAGATCCGCCGGCTGCCGGGGATGTTGGATGCAGGTTACAATGTCCGGGTGGGGATGTCCTGGGTACCATCGAAAACGCCACGGCAAGGGCCGGATACATGGTGTTGGAGGCAGAGGGTCCGGAAGAACTGGATCGTCGACTGGAAGCGGCCTACCAAAAGATGGGCCTGTGGAACGAAAAAATGGAAAATTTGGTGA